In one Pseudodesulfovibrio tunisiensis genomic region, the following are encoded:
- the buk gene encoding butyrate kinase yields MKILVVNPGGTSTKIAVFEDGEQLFGENIQHDQDEVNHFPTVFEQFRFRKDVIVRTLAENGHMLEDFDCVVGRGGLLKPLAGGTYEVSPTMIEDLRNAINGEHPSNLGPVIAKDIADSFDIPAFTVDPVSVDEFLGIAKISGISELERPSWMHALNQKAVCRETAARLGGEYADFNFIVAHLGSGISIAAHLKGVMIDGSGGRCNGPFSPERCGGLPSFPLVELCYSGKYTLREMVSKISTRAGMFDHLGTKDMLEIENRYLAGDPDAMRVLNAFIYQTAKEIAAYGASLCGEVDRIIITGGIAHSQLIVDKLKEHVSYLAEFEVIPGEMEMKALALGALRVMSGSEDVKTY; encoded by the coding sequence ATGAAGATACTTGTTGTCAATCCCGGCGGAACTTCGACCAAGATCGCAGTGTTCGAAGACGGCGAACAGCTGTTCGGCGAAAACATCCAGCACGATCAGGACGAAGTGAATCATTTCCCCACGGTCTTCGAGCAGTTCCGCTTTCGCAAGGACGTAATTGTCCGGACTCTGGCCGAGAACGGCCACATGCTGGAGGATTTCGACTGCGTGGTGGGACGCGGCGGTCTGCTCAAGCCTCTGGCGGGCGGCACCTACGAGGTGAGCCCGACCATGATCGAGGACCTGCGCAACGCCATCAATGGCGAACATCCCTCGAATCTGGGGCCGGTCATTGCGAAGGACATTGCAGACTCGTTCGACATCCCCGCGTTCACCGTGGACCCGGTGTCCGTGGACGAATTTCTGGGCATCGCCAAGATATCGGGCATTTCCGAGCTGGAACGGCCGAGCTGGATGCATGCCCTGAACCAGAAGGCCGTGTGCCGGGAAACCGCGGCCCGACTCGGCGGCGAATACGCGGACTTCAATTTCATCGTGGCACATCTCGGCTCCGGCATTTCCATTGCCGCGCATCTGAAGGGCGTGATGATCGACGGAAGCGGAGGTCGCTGCAACGGCCCCTTTTCCCCGGAACGCTGCGGAGGACTGCCCAGCTTTCCTCTGGTCGAGCTCTGCTACAGCGGCAAATACACGCTGCGGGAAATGGTTTCCAAGATCAGCACCCGCGCAGGCATGTTCGACCACCTCGGCACCAAGGACATGCTGGAGATCGAAAACCGCTATCTGGCCGGAGACCCGGACGCAATGCGCGTGCTCAACGCGTTCATCTACCAGACCGCCAAGGAAATCGCGGCGTACGGCGCATCCCTGTGCGGCGAGGTGGACAGGATCATCATCACCGGGGGCATCGCCCACTCGCAGCTTATTGTGGACAAATTGAAAGAACATGTGAGTTATCTCGCCGAATTCGAGGTGATTCCCGGCGAAATGGAGATGAAGGCGCTGGCCCTCGGCGCGCTGCGTGTCATGAGCGGCAGCGAAGACGTGAAGACCTATTAA